The following coding sequences are from one Humulus lupulus chromosome X, drHumLupu1.1, whole genome shotgun sequence window:
- the LOC133806037 gene encoding uncharacterized protein LOC133806037 gives MTPIAAYLEHRILPNYRNESRKLLRKVARYLILDGIMHRRGFSMPLLRCVNQTESGRLLEEFDSQLFTDFCARHDITKSFSVVLHPQTNGQVEAVNNTRKDTFKKRLEEAKGKWPEKLPEVLWSYRTIERTTTGDSPFALTYGYEAKLPVEVTPQSHRCMTYDQDGNH, from the exons ATGACCCCGATTGCAGCTTATCTAGAGCACAGAATCTTGCCCAACTATCGTAACGAGTCTAGAAAATTGTTAAGGAAAGTTGCTCGGTACCTCATCCTGGACGGGATCATGCACAGAAGAGGAttttccatgccattactcaggtgCGTCAACCAAACAGAATCAGGGCGGCTTCTTGAAGAG tttgatagccAGTTGTTTACTGATTTCTGCGCTAGACACGACATCACAAAAAGCTTCTCAGTAGTCTTGCACCCACAAACAAATGgacaagtagaagcagtgaacaataCTCGCAAAGACACTTTTAAGAAGCGCTTAGAAGaggctaagggaaaatggcctgaGAAACTACCTGAAGTACTATGGTCCTATAGGACTATCGAGCGAACAACTACTGGAGACAGCCCCTTTGCACTTACATACGGGTATGAAGCGAAGCTGCCCGTAGAGGTGACTCCACAGTCTCACAGGTGCATGACATACGACCAGGATGGTAATCACTAG